The window attttcaaGCCATTTCTTGCATATATTTTTCAGGTTCTCAAGCTAACACACGCCTTGCCATCATTGCTGGCACTGCCATTGCTGccgttgtggtcgtgataatctTCTATGTAATTGCCCGGAGATGTGGTAAGTTTATTCTTGCATTAGggagttgttgctgttgtttgccGTTGTTGTGTGCTATAAGTAGAATTAAACaagctaaaaaggaaaaaaaaaaaacatgcaaaagatATACAGGATTATATGCCATGAtatcaaatacacaaaataatacATATTCATATTTTACCAATATCACTAATATGACAAAAATacatcaaaacaaaatcactaaGTTATTTTGTGATTATTATAAGGTAACTTCTAAAAAGTATCCAACTGTGCTAACCTGCAACACAGTGAATTTTACCTTTAGAACCTGTACAAACTAAAATACATCGGCTTCTTTGTTGCAAAGTAATATTCACCTTTTGgctaaatttgacatttttagccTTTCAGATAAATCTCTCATTTTAATTGTGCTATGAATGATTATTTTTAAGCTTTCTGTTTATCCAAAATAACAAGCTACTATAAACTGTCCATCCACTTttgactgtctgtgtgtgtgtgtgtgtgtgtgtgtgtgtgtgtgtgtgtgtgtgtgtgtgtgtgtgtgtgtgtgtgtgtgtgtgtgtgtgtgtgtgtgtgtgtgtaggtgcaaCGAACGAGCAAATCTTTGAATCTTGTGGCAAACCCTTTTTAAGCTCGCAATGGCATGCTCTGAGCTGCTTCAAAAAACGGAATGAAAGGGTttgattttttgtcttttggataCTAAAGATTTTTCATTCATACTGTTTTTAATAGCTTTTAGCACACTTGTTATATCTGTCTTTCTTATatctcttttgaaaaaaaaatctgtatgcTTGAATGTTGTAGTCAATCGATTTTCTGTTtatgcttaaaaaaatgttctgtttaaaGATATTTATGAAATTGGGTGGTATGTATAACCTGCTTTTCTATAACTAATGAGCACTGTGGTGAAAATGGTCACTTCTGCTTGCATGACATGTTTCATCAAATAGACCAAATCAGATGTTCCTCACATTACATATGATCAATAAGACTGAGATCCCTCGGCTCAGACAAAAGCTTGTATGTGTGTTAGGATTTAGCCTAAACAGCAGGCACAGATACACAGAAATAGGAAGGTTTTTGATTTGATTATGTATAACAATGGGAAGAAGTAATTTGTGTTGTGATTGATAAACACTAATGTTCAAGTAAAGTTCAATAACGGGTGTTAAAAAGATAAAGATAGAATAAGTactcagaaataaaaaaaaaatgcattgaaTGACGGAAGGGGAATAATAAATTTCTGTTTGAGATTATAAGAAATCATGAAATGCAGTTATGCataaaatgggggggggggggggggggggtggatgATTGTTAACATCAGATGTTGTTCGTATCATAAAAACCTCTGCAGTTAATGATTATTCTCAGTTTCCCTGGGGGGCATTGTCAAAGTGAGCAGAAGACTGGAAGACTCTGGTTGacatagtctttttttttatacccaCTAgagataatttttttaaacttttctttaaaCTCTTACATTTTGAATGTGATATTATTAACTGATTGAgctgtttcatttgttgtttCTAAATTGCTTAATAAAGTATCTTTTTTTGCGATTAAAGTACATTTTATGGACATTTCATTCTTTTGACGTAAAGATTGAACTTGGGCATGATTATTACCATCTAACTTTTTTAAGGTTCTTATAAGTTATTCtagtgtttttaaaactaacagATCCCTGTGGTCTATTTTAGaccggggagggggggggggggggggggaggttaATGAATTATGCTAATAGtgagtaaaaaagaaaacagtataatacagataaattaaaaaaacactcccaaacagaaaaaaattattacaataaattattacaaagaTTTAATAAAAGAACTataaaatggaggcaactttgcctgtggtagaatgtatacaatgtatgaaaaatcTTTGCTGCAGatactaattttgtgttttaagatttatgagtttcatgctttcatagtggcacatggaagaactgacattttctcaggtggtacacactgtaaaaagtttgagaaacactgataaggtaagtgtatgtgtgcttttggaaacatttacagctgcagtacagaatctttgaaacaagctagcataaaacatttttagaatataaaaagagcactctgcttctctttacagctcctcactccaccagggaACCGTTTGGCATTTTCTGTTGCAAATGTGATGTATGTACTGCGGCAGTCATAAGTTTTAGTAGAGTTGTtgctgaaccacataaaaatatatcattaattttaaactccccaatcaatgataatgttatgttggaatgttgttaaagagggtcaaaaatgtttcaacccagtttgttttgcagattctgtatagcagctttaatataggaAGGACACCAACTTCCAGATTGTACGAGTAAAATAcggttttttgtctttgtcagtttaagtgatctaggtagctctgttttggaagttcagttaacgctagaaatgtgttttggagtttgtacgtgctttgtctctaggggccaccgtaatatttatatataaacatatgtaaataaaatcacttgtttttacattagtaattccttttgtgcataattttatattattgttaataataaattaattaaagcaacaaaacaacctgaagagccggttgggagccgaaagagccggttctctaaaaagagccggaaatcccatcactaatcgctctggcagcaacaccgctagagccagagcaggggggagctggaacaaaccatttgggagggggggggggggggggggggggggggggggttatctatacatttgttgttaaaatgttatggCTCAACCAGGTATTGtatgctttttatgtttttagtagtgtgtcacacaaatagcaaatattgtcaaaaaaagtaagaaatctttgggggtgcttaaAATGTGCTAAAATCGCCCCTGGTCAGAAGCGCTCCGTCTTCACTGGACTCAGTGCAAAAAGAGATACAAACTATTAaaataatggtaaatggtaaatggcctgtatttatatagtgctttactagtccctaaggaccccaaagcgctttacatatccagtcatccacccattcacacacacattcacacactggtgatggcaagctacattgtagccacagccaccctggggcgcactgacagaggcgaataatagagaacaaagaaacatttcacGAAGAGTGGAAAATAATATCACAACCAAAACCTTGATCTTGGGAATGTTGCTACCTGTAAACTTCATGTATTCAGTGGTTTATACAGTATGAACATtggatttaattttactttgtgtatgttcattttttttttttgccatattGAAATTAACCTTATATATTTTTAGATGATTGGTTATGTCTCctacagaagaaaagtttaaaagatGGATTTAGTCATAATTTCAACACATGCAGTGATAAGTAGGATGTATTCTAGATGTTGTGGTAAAAACTACAATTACGGACAAAAACTTCTACATGCATGGGCCACTTGATTAGGTACAACTGCACATTAAACTATACTGGTAGTCACTCTCAATTTGcctataaaaaatataattgcaCCTGTCAGGGAAAACACttactgtgcaaaaaaaaaaaacagttaaaactagagatggcacgataccactttttttatgtccgataccgataccgatatcataaatttggatatctgccgataccgatatgaatccgatatagtgttttttaatcaacaaaactgttttttaaatatcttgctgcattttgtataagttcatactcaagtttaaaacaacaactacactaaagctattctgttatacctgtatgcaaaaaaaaatatttcatagttcagcaatactgatcaatctaataaacttagacctacacaatcctccctattctggtattttaaagagtacttagcataaatattaagcaacctaactaatagggttccaactcccagcaacaacaaaaataaataaataaaaaatagggaaccaccctcacgctccacctcatgatgcttaatcgacgtaatcaaccttaatttgatgcagtgtgaaaaaaaatgcacagaaatcaattatttttcaagaaatattaaatagattcaacatctttcttcaacaaaattgcagactgcacagatggtaccttcccaaaggaaaaagtactatagcttactagggtatatatattagacttaatagttactatatacagtaattgacttctattcattttacatcaaattaaaactttgggtgtcagataattatttattaaaagctagacattttaaatgagaataagaaagaaaagtatgtctttgtgcccccttttccctgttaatgccctatcagcccccctggctaaactttgctagatccgcccctgcacagttaccagccgtcagctacgtagaaaaagatcctcgagtagaaagtaatattaaataaattctaacaacagctgatcaagcttaaacgtgctgctgttgttcagccgctggtttcctctttctggtgcaaagtgggccaaaagcaaactagagacacggactcgcgacagaaaaagccgatcagctgatcgttaagcagtttcatgattgaagtagcagcaagaagaggcagtcgctccatatatcgtttgttaagcttaacgcaggaatgctttacaaacattcagagatggacttacacacttgctttacttctctcgggataactttgtcggagatgaaatgctgggttgctagcgaagctccacatgctatccagaccactgacaggtcccgcatgccacagccgctctatcacgtgatgcatactgctccgacgtgctaacgttctgaggtgagttacggcgtgttgcaagttttgtgaggtgctttcgtgatatttaatggatcggattacattttttatttttctccgatatccgatccagtaatttaggtcagtatcggaccgataccgatacataatatcggatcggtccatctctagttaaaacacataaataaaataataataataataataaatacaaataaaatatataataaaacttTTCTTCATAGTCAGCAAAGAACAAAAATTATTGGAAACATAGTCAAATTAATGAGCATGAGAGTACAGTATATTCAGCTTTGCaatatatatgaaatatattcagttttagaatTTCTATTCAGTGTTAAATTTAGCTAGGCTCAAAGTGTTAATTctagtttatttaaataaacgACATACTCACATGCAAAAGTGGGGAGGCACCAAGGGTGGAAAGAAGTTAATGTAAGGTGGCACATGCCACCACTGTAGATCTGGCCCTGCTTAGTACATTAGATCATGTTTTAGCTACAAATTTGCTCTCTTGCTGGAACGTTTGGTGTTCATGAAATGTAgtaaatgtgtctgtttgtttaccAATTTATGAATTCATTCATCCTATCATTGAAATAACCACATGAGAGATGATATTGCAAATTAACTGCACACAATAGCAGCAATTTTAGTTGTGCAATATTTCCCATCACTGCTTGCCTTTAGTTTCTCTAGTGTGTATACAAATGCATTGTAGAATAATTTGGGTTTTAGATTGTTACACTCACACTTGTCCATTTTCTAACCAGGAATAGGCTAAACATCTTATTCCATATTTCTCTAGTTTCCTGAATAGTAGATCATATCAGATCTACTGTATGAAAAGCTTTCTGTAGGTCAAGATAAAAACCATCGCAGAATTcatcattttattgattttaaaagacTATGAAACTTAGATTTACTCTCATCAACACAGCGTCAAAGCAGTTTGAGAATTATTCACAACGTTTAATCTATCAGTTAATTTCTGCCACAAACTCCCCTCCATCAATCTTACTCAGTTCACGAGACATCACACACTGGACTGACTGAGAGACATGAACTACTTTTTGTGCAGGTCTTCTTgtattaaaacaatattttcttcTATGTAAAGGAAgtaaataaacaacagaaagGAAGAGAAATCCTGCCAATTCAGAAAATAGAACAAACTACATAATATGTAGTTTGTTCTATATAAACTACATAAGACTGGCCACCTATAAAATCCAAAtctttaagaaataaaaataaataaagttccaGTGTTATTGTCGTTTAAGCAATGAAACCCTAAAACTGTTGAATTATTGCTTGATTATGTTTATGATAattacttactttacttactttggGGTCTAGTGGAAACTGTTTTGAAATAAATTTCTCTCATGTCACTCTGATCTGTTCACAAAGATTCAACAGAGAAAAAGTGCTGCATTGATTTGAATACAATTTCAAAGGTCTATTTGACTTTAATGAACTCTGCAGTGGCTCCATTTCCCCAAATATAAAGTCCAGTatagagcggctgagtgaatgtggtctggactctgtggaggagagtcatggtttcagagacgctgtagaaagacagaatacctgctctgtgatccaggtacactcctactctggaggACCGAGGACCTGAGAGGACAGTTGGGACATTATTGTGAATAAATGTTTAACTGTTTGTGTAACAATATAATGCCCAAGATTTGTCATTGTTTCCAAATCCACATTCATTGCCCGTCCCTGCTCTGCTGATATTCTTGTATGCGACTGCAACACCAACTCCTCCccctctccactccacctcccagtaacaacgtccAGTCGGACTCTCTCTACTCAGGACCTGAGGCCATGCagtgaatctgtctggatgatcagaataAGACTGTTGTTGTTTCATTCGTGTTACTTTTCTGTTCCCCTCAGATAATAACAGacgtgtgttttctgtgtttggatccagtgtgatttcatgtgaatattttaagaatccagctctggtctttggctctggtggtgacagtaaaacatccacttcagtgactgtcagtgagatgtttgtccattcctctctcagaatgtcctgtagtttatctctggtctctgacacagctgctgtcacatcctcaaagtagctcagaggacgaatattgatgctggatgagtgtgtagactcactgagtgctgacagtgaggggtagttgtgtagaaactggttgtgatcctctgtgtgtgagagctgctccagctcgccgtctttcctcttcagctcagcgatttcctgctccagcttctcctgaagctctttgactcgactcccttcagtttcctgctgggatctgacctgctgcttcacatcagagcttcttttctggatgagacggatcagctcagtgaacatcttctcactgtcctccactgctttatcagcagagccattgatggcctccacctcctgttgaagcagcttcacatctttctctcgctcctggattctctgctggatgtttagtCGTCTCACCTCGagctccttctgcttctcagtcctttctgctgcagctgggactgtttcatggcctttatgttcatccattgtgcagagataacagatactctgctgatcagtacgacagaaaatcttcatcacctcatcatgacgAGAGCAGATGTTCTCCTGGAGCTTCACGGAAGTTTTAACAAGTGTATGCTTTTTAAAAGCTTGAGATTCATAGTGAGGTTGGAGGTGTTTCACACAGTAAGAGGCCAGACAGACTAAACAGGACTTGATGGCTTTCAGCTTCCTCccagtgcagacatcacaggccacatcttcaggtccagcatagcagtgatcagctggagcagcttggagtccagtcttcttcagctgctccactaAAGCTGTAAacatggtgtttttctccaaaaaaaaaagtttcctacACCCTACATTTAAATATGTATCACTCTGAACTTTGCCAAGATGTGTCACCCTCATTTAAATTGTAGAAGACTGGACTTTGGTTATATAAGACGATAAgagaaaataatgtatttaaatttaCTGCCATGCATTTGCTCTTTTCTGCCAACAAGTAACACTGATAAACCCAGCTAAACAAACCATGCAAACAAACAGTAACATCTCCACATAAACTAACAACACctgcacagcaaattcaaaagtgttaaatgttttggtgttaatagtcttcttgcaaaagtagagttaattttactctaagcagagtcacattcttttaatgtaactctgaggtgtaaaatgacagtagttaaaatcgagtgttaaaaatgagtgtttctctgtcaaatctggaggtgttaaaatggaaacattaactcctgacctcttaactctgaactcctacaggggctatgacaccaatagagtaaattcacagactccgcccccagcacggctccaatcgaagctgaagtgaagccgtttcagaacattttgctctacatatttgagttgtttgccatgcttggtaagtcattttttcaaagattgtttcaattgttattatgagcttttacttctgtggctctttggagttgagacaaagctgtgtgaaaggcattagccatgttgctcgctgatagcataatattctgttttagctagctgaaaggtattgtttgcgggcaaataccacagccttgaaaaaaagcttgcatgtgaattttcagtcaaacttttggtcaaatacacctaaaacaatgtgtagaatgtgaaacgttggtataatggtgctacttgaagcctgaaaacgatcgcccataaaaaaacccaaaaacgagcaaacagcagtagcaggcgtcctgactgggttctacgttagcatagatccctccagagttttgtgcacacggtttaggtaaaaatgaaaaaggttgaggttttacatttagttcagtattacctgttgcctgtgtccttgtcttttgggaaaatactttacacaagtaatggctcaaagaggattccttttttttttactgtgctgcaattgtttactggattatttgtgccattaattagtgtcaactaatttttattcaatctccgcacaggatatgcttgtgaagatggaatatgggggagagcagaagtgcgctgaagttccacaaagggatgaatgaaggacatgcatattgtattgaagaaataagtgatgagaatgctgttatttgcatttaccatgtcagaccttttgataaacaaaatt of the Astatotilapia calliptera unplaced genomic scaffold, fAstCal1.2 U_scaffold_1, whole genome shotgun sequence genome contains:
- the LOC113017163 gene encoding tripartite motif-containing protein 16-like; the protein is MKIFCRTDQQSICYLCTMDEHKGHETVPAAAERTEKQKELEVRRLNIQQRIQEREKDVKLLQQEVEAINGSADKAVEDSEKMFTELIRLIQKRSSDVKQQVRSQQETEGSRVKELQEKLEQEIAELKRKDGELEQLSHTEDHNQFLHNYPSLSALSESTHSSSINIRPLSYFEDVTAAVSETRDKLQDILREEWTNISLTVTEVDVLLSPPEPKTRAGFLKYSHEITLDPNTENTRLLLSEGNRKVTRMKQQQSYSDHPDRFTAWPQVLSRESPTGRCYWEVEWRGGGVGVAVAYKNISRAGTGNECGFGNNDKSWALYCYTNS